TTAATTTAATGATTTATGTatgtaaattatttttctttgataTTCATTATGAAATTATTTCTTCTTTGATATTCATTATGAAATTATTTCTTTCTATAATTGAGCAATttttactcattattatttattattaagtgttttagttggtgaataaattatgaataaattaaatatatatatatcaattaaatTATTGTATCTGCATGTATTATTATATGTGAGCATTATTATTGAAAAATATGATcaattaattatttgaatatataatACCTTTTAATCATTGAAATGATAGCAatttcattttggtataatgaaaattttaaactccTAATAGTTGCCTCTTTTGTCACTTTTGCCCCAACTcctttttatttagttaaatTGCTTTTCTTTAGATGAAAAAATTTGAATTGTTATGTTGGAGATAATTTAAGTAGTTTTTGAgtgatatattttataatttgtaatTTAGGGTTGCTTGATAAACTAGAGAATTAATTACTGAATTTAAGTGTTAAAATTGAAGTATTGAATATTTAAATActgaatttaagttataaaatctATTTGATATATTGCTTTGAATAGAATTAGATTGTTTGATAAATATAgattttaaattacaaaaatatatatttttactttttatcctttaatttttaaatatttcacaATATTCTAAACAAAAGTAAAATTTTTgcgaataatataatattaaaattaattaattaattaaattaagtaaaaatattcTCCATTAAGTAATAACTAGCTCTTATCTACTTATCATTTTCCATACTTTTGAAAAAATTCTATCAAACTGTTTTTGTTTTAGATTATTAAACATGTgcaaaaattaaatcattaaaaatattaattttcatttaattttatttttttcaacaaTTTATCAAACCAAAGCCTTAGGTTATGTTTAATAAACCACTGAAAACAAAAGTTTtcaacattttaatattttaaatatgttgataattaatttaaattttaattaatataaaattttcaaaagaaaggttgaataagataaaTAAGTAGGTAACTCCTTATCCCTTAATGTAGaaaatattaagtttattttattttattaaaattaaaataaattatttttataaaattaaatattcaaaTCATCATATTTATCTTTTACGAAAACtatcaaaatattataaaatattatattaataagattaaaatttaaaattaataataatttaaaattaatatttaattttatcaaataatataattatattcaaCACTTAATTTTCCAATTATCAAACATAAACttacttatatttatttatatatgacCCATGTGCAATACATTTTtttgaacaatctcattataagttACCCCTCCCCAACCTATAAATAAGAAGACAATGCACTTCAACACACTAGAACTCACATCTTCCTGTATTGACAACAATATTCATACTAAtcgaattaaaatttaatcaattaCATAAGCTAATATTAGTATTATATACAAACAAAattactcaattttttttttgtaaaaaatgaGTTACActttttaaaaagataaaaaaaaaattatttctcatTGACTTGCAAGTTATTTCCGTTGACcattacttttttttcttttaacaaaCGGATCCATTGTCAAAGAACTTTCATGGGTCTGACTTCAGGGCATAAAAGCTCACCGTTTATTACTACACGAACTTGACTGACAAATAAAAAGAATTAGAATATGAAGAAATTTTCTCCAATGTACATCGTCCCTGTAATTTAATTACCGGTAAATATTTTCTATTCTGAACATTGTAAGCACCATCTGAAGGTTATCATTGCATCCTTGAACTTCAGTCATTAGAACTTGAAACTTATGAGCAACAGACTCATTTCTGTGTACATAAAACAAGTGAAAAAAGAAATGACAAAACTGAACAAAAAAAGGTTAGCCAGTAAAGCTAGAGGCAACTATATGTCAGCATTATTGACATTATCCTCTATAATGTCAATGCAAGACCCCACAGTTTTTCCCAGGGACATCGCCTCTGCAAGTTTAGATCGAGCTGCTTCATGGCGACGCAATAGTAGTATGGTGTTAAGTACAGCCCACCTAACTTGGGAATCTGCTTTCTTTTGTGAGAATCCCAAGCCTTTGAGCAATCCATCCAACTGATCCAAAATCTCAAAGTTCAACTCAGAACTCAAACTCCTACAGCTTAGGATGGAAGTTAGGTAGATGAATTGTGTACCTTGTTTATATCAGCAAGGCCTCCCTCAGCGTATCCGAATAACAGATATTCGGTTGCCACACCTGCTAGTGCTATGCATGAGAATCTGTTCAGTGTCTGGTTCAGAAACATTCTCACCATAAGAATTCTTGTAAACGAAGTCGTCTGAAATCTATGTCTAAGAacaggaaaataaagaaaatttaagTAGATTACAGACCGTAGCTGATACTTTCCCTGCATTGACCTGCATGAAATAAAAACATTGGAAAAGAGAGTTAAAAGATTGCTTTACATGCTTGAGTTCATATAGCATATCTGATTATATTCTGTTCTTGCTAGTCTGCATAAACTAGCAGCAATGATATCTAGCAAACTAACTTATGAAGGTTATGGTACAATTAACCGAAGTATGTCGTTCCATTTTCCATAAACTAGGATTAAGCCATTAAGGGTCACCATCTAGGATTGGACAAGGTAACATTTATGGCCACCCAAATTGAAGATAGAATGGGGAGCAGCAGCAGTAGCTGAGTGGAATATAGCAGAGATAAAAGAAAGCTACACAAGTAAACAACAAATTGAGGGGGGAAAACCGACTTCCTCGAGAAACTCAAAATCGACAAAGGCTGTTCCTGCTTGAATATTGAGCGATCCTTCTTTCTTTAAAGCTTCCAAACTAGTTAATGTATATCCTCTAGGAAGGATGCCCACCAGGTATGCGATCAAGAAATGACCAGCTTCATGCTGCACCGAAGTCGgtatataataagaaattggttTCTGTGGATATCAGTTTCAGTCTTTCCGCAGTATGAAAGACTAATAATAATGAACACATATCTATGAAGTGATTTAGACATGGTCATCATGAACTGAAGTCAAATACATGAAAACAGAAGAGAGGTACTACTTGAATAACCCTGTTGTGGTACTTTTGACTGAAAGCGTGACCAATTGTGTCAAGGACCAAGCTGCCAATTCCTCCATTGAATGAAACCTATATAAAACAATGGCTATTCCAGATCAACCAATTGATCGACGTTTAAAGCAATGAAGTATGAACAAGAAATCTCGTCAGCCAATTGAACACATTCATGAGAATAAACTTCTAATTTGATATAAAGGGGACGGTTCATGAATAAAGTGAGTTAGATTATCAGAACGAAAAAATTACCAAGTCTAGTGTCCAGAGAAACAAGAATCCCAAAGAAATAAACAGGATTTGCTGTTGGTTAAAACTAAAAACATTCCAAGCCGCAACCCCTCCTAAGATAGCAGCAAGTTGCAGGTTCCTTTCTATTGAACCCAGAGTTGAATCAACTGGTGATAGAAGAGATGCGGTTTCTATTCCATTCAATCTCAATTCGTCCAAGGT
This is a stretch of genomic DNA from Gossypium arboreum isolate Shixiya-1 chromosome 11, ASM2569848v2, whole genome shotgun sequence. It encodes these proteins:
- the LOC108470365 gene encoding uncharacterized protein LOC108470365 isoform X2, producing MGTSVCFLNLSSCPRLRLSTFRILSSAEIGVSRRQVLEQVDKELSKGDERAALSLVKDLQGKPGGLRCFAAARQVPQRLYTLDELRLNGIETASLLSPVDSTLGSIERNLQLAAILGGVAAWNVFSFNQQQILFISLGFLFLWTLDLVSFNGGIGSLVLDTIGHAFSQKYHNRVIQHEAGHFLIAYLVGILPRGYTLTSLEALKKEGSLNIQAGTAFVDFEFLEEVNAGKVSATTLNRFSCIALAGVATEYLLFGYAEGGLADINKK
- the LOC108470365 gene encoding uncharacterized protein LOC108470365 isoform X1; this encodes MGTSVCFLNLSSCPRLRLSTFRILSSAEIGVSRRQVLEQVDKELSKGDERAALSLVKDLQGKPGGLRCFAAARQVPQRLYTLDELRLNGIETASLLSPVDSTLGSIERNLQLAAILGGVAAWNVFSFNQQQILFISLGFLFLWTLDLVSFNGGIGSLVLDTIGHAFSQKYHNRVIQHEAGHFLIAYLVGILPRGYTLTSLEALKKEGSLNIQAGTAFVDFEFLEEVNAGKVSATTLNRFSCIALAGVATEYLLFGYAEGGLADINKLDGLLKGLGFSQKKADSQVRWAVLNTILLLRRHEAARSKLAEAMSLGKTVGSCIDIIEDNVNNADI